In the Anguilla anguilla isolate fAngAng1 chromosome 7, fAngAng1.pri, whole genome shotgun sequence genome, one interval contains:
- the LOC118231044 gene encoding pleiotropic regulator 1-like: MAEDVQKHSVHTLVFRSLKRTHDMFVADHAKPIAIDEESHKLKMTVKLREEYGAVLHMPVLKEGKEKAKQQMTDPYSQQGYPAHSDLDPEYLITGTHHYPSGPGVALTADTQMQKMPSEGGVQSLALALPPSQARQDATRTAASVADIHRHAGSADRSQPPLHAMSLTEAGGTKNVSLVRKAPTMPKPQWHPPWKLYRVISGHLGWVRSIAVEPGNQWFVTGSADRTIKIWDLASGKLKLSLTGHISTVRGVAVSSRSPYLFSCGEDKQVKCWDLEYNKVIRHYHGHLSAVYDLDLHPTIDVLVTCSRDSTTRVWDIRTKANVHTLSGHTNTVATVKCQAAEPQVITGSHDTTIRMWDLVAGKTRATLTNHKKSVRALVLHPRQYTFASGSPDNIKQWKFPDGSFIQNLSGHNAIINTLAVNSDGVLVSGADNGTIHMWDWRTGYNFQRIHAAVQPGSLDSESGIFACLFDQSESRLITAEADKTIKVYREDDTATEETHPVNWKPEIVKRKRF; the protein is encoded by the exons atggCAGAG GACGTTCAGAAACACTCCGTGCACACGCTGGTGTTCAGGTCGCTCAAGAGAACGCATGACATGTTCGTGGCAGATCATGCCAAGCCGATAGCCATTGACGAGGAAAG TCATAAACTGAAGATGACAGTCAAGCTGCGTGAGGAGTATGGTGCTGTTCTGCACATGCCCGTTCTTAAAGAGGGGAAGGAGAAAGCCAAGCAACAGATGACTGACCCCTACAGCCAGCAGGGGTACCCAGCACACTCAG ATCTGGATCCAGAGTATCTCATCACTGGAACACATCATTATCCATCAGGCCCTG GGGTAGCTCTGACGGCcgacacacagatgcagaagATGCCCAGTGAAGGTGGAGTTCAGTCACTGGCGCTAGCACTGCCTCCATCACAAGCAAG gCAGGATGCCACTCGCACTGCAGCCAGTGTAGCGGACATTCACAGACATGCTGGGAGTGCGGACAGGTCACAGCCTCCTCTCCATGCTATG TCCCTCACGGAGGCAGGAGGGACTAAGAACGTGTCGCTGGTGAGGAAAGCTCCGACCATGCCCAAGCCACAGTGGCACCCGCCATGGAAACTGTACCGG GTCATCAGTGGTCATTTAGGGTGGGTGAGATCCATCGCGGTAGAGCCGGGGAACCAGTGGTTTGTCACCGGGTCAGCCGACAGGACCATAAAG ATCTGGGACCTGGCGAGCGGGAAGCTCAAGCTCTCTCTCACGGGACACATCAGCACGGTGCGGGGCGTGGCCGTCAGCTCCCGCAGCCCCTACCTCTTCTCCTGCGGGGAGGACAAGCAGGTCAAGTGCTGGGACCTGGAGTACAACAAG GTGATCCGCCACTACCACGGCCACCTCAGCGCGGTGTACGACCTGGACCTGCACCCCACCATCGACGTCCTGGTGACCTGCAGCAGAGACTCCACCACCAGG gtttGGGACATCCGGACCAAGGCTAACGTGCACACGCTGTCCGGACACACCAACACGGTGGCCACGGTCAAGTGCCAGGCCGCGGAACCTCAGGTCATCACAG GCAGCCACGATACCACCATCAGAATGTGGGATCTCGTCGCCGGGAAGACCAGAGCCACGCTGACCAATCACAAGAAGTCTGTCAGAGCCCTTGTTCTGCACCCCCGTCA ATACACCTTTGCCTCCGGTTCCCCAGACAACATTAAGCAGTGGAAGTTCCCGGATGGAAGCTTCATCCAGAACCTTTCCGGCCACAACGCTATCATCAACACACTGGCAGTCAACTCAGACGGCGTTCTGGTATCGGGAG CCGACAACGGCACCATCCACATGTGGGACTGGAGGACCGGCTACAACTTCCAGCGGATCCACGCCGCGGTGCAGCCGGGCTCCCTGGACAGCGAGTCCGGCATCTTCGCCTGCCTTTTTGACCAATCGGAGAGCAGGCTGATCACCGCCGAGGCCGACAAGACCATCAAGGTGTACAGAGAGGACGACACTGCG ACTGAAGAAACCCATCCAGTTAATTGGAAACCGGAGATTGTGAAGAGGAAGAGATTCTAA
- the fgb gene encoding fibrinogen beta chain, whose product MKRLLLLCLFVYAVQCASTDYDESDLDDTVDPTPKTLDPRGHRPVSRGTDHYSTYNPAPPPVSGSSTYRGRPSTTTTDGSTQEQQKEEQPDAGGCTHLSEKMGVMCPTGCELKSVILKQEKSVKAAVTKLKEDVNDLSKSSNTIYRYVDGLSNALRERQRVSEDNTNVVGQYTNDLEGQHAFVKDTIDTTFPSNIRILQKVLESLRDKIQKVETAIMAQRTKCDKPCTTSCPIPVVSGKECEDIFRKGGDNSEMYLIQPDSFFSPYKVYCDMTTLKGGWTLVQNRQDGSVDFGRRWDDYRAGFGNIASDSGKGFCSNPGEYWLGNDKISQLTKMGPTEVLIEMEDWKGDKVKAQYQQFTVQGEMSGYVLAVGKYQGTAGNSFLDGATELTGENRTMTIHNGMMFSTYDRDNDKWLPGDPTKQCSREDGGGWWYNRCHSSNPNGRYYWGGQYSKDMAKHGTDDGIVWMNWKGSWYSLKAISMKIRPFFAAR is encoded by the exons ATGAAGCGGCTTCTGCTTCTTTGTCTCTTTGTGTATGCTGTGCAGTGTGCTAGCACAGACTATGATGAGTCTGACCTG GATGATACCGTAGATCCTACG CCCAAGACGCTTGACCCGAGGGGACACAGGCCTGTGTCGAGAGGCACTGACCACTACTCTACCTATAATCCCGCTCCTCCACCTGTCAGCGGATCTAGTACGTACCGGGGCCGGCCCTCTACAACTACCACGGACGGGAGTACCCAGGAGCAGCAGAAGGAGGAGCAGCCGGACGCAGGGGGCTGCACCCACCTCTCGGAGAAAATG GGTGTCATGTGTCCAACTGGATGTGAACTGAAATCCGTCATTTTGAAACAAGAGAAGTCCGTCAAAGCCGCGGTCACTAAGCTGAAGGAAGATGTGAACGACCTGTCCAAATCCTCGAACACCATCTACCGTTACGTGGATGGCCTTTCGAATGCTCTCAGAGAGAGGCAGCGCGTCAGTGAAG ACAACACCAATGTGGTCGGGCAGTACACCAATGACCTGGAGGGACAGCACGCCTTCGTGAAGGACACCATTGACACAACATTCCCGTCCAACATCAGGATCCTCCAGaaggtcctggagagcctgcGGGATAAAATCCAGAAGGTGGAGACGGCCATCATGGCCCAGAGGACCAAGTGCGACAAGCCGTGCACCACCTCCTGCCCCATCCCGGTGGTTTCTGGGAAAGAGTGCGAGGACATCTTCCGGAAGGGAGGGGACAACTCGGAGATGTACCTGATCCAGCCTGACTCCTTCTTCAGTCCATACAAAGTCTACTGTGACATGACCACTCTGAAGGGAG GCTGGACTCTGGTCCAGAACAGGCAGGATGGCAGTGTGGACTTTGGCAGAAGGTGGGACGATTACCGGGCCGGTTTCGGCAACATCGCATCCGACTCCGGAAAGGGTTTCTGCAGCAATCCAG GGGAGTACTGGCTCGGCAACGACAAAATCAGCCAGCTGACCAAAATGGGCCCGACTGAGGTTCTGATCGAAATGGAGGACTGGAAAGGAGACAAGGTCAAGGCCCAGTATCAGCAGTTCACCGTCCAGGGCGAGATGTCGGGCTACGTGCTGGCGGTGGGCAAGTACCAGGGCACGGCGGGCAACTCCTTCCTGGACGGGGCCACTGAGCTGACGGGCGAGAACCGCACCATGACCATCCACAACGGCATGATGTTCAGCACCTACGACAGAGACAACGACAAATG GCTTCCGGGAGACCCGACCAAGCAGTGTTCCCGGGAGGACGGAGGAGGCTGGTGGTACAACCGCTGCCACTCGTCCAACCCCAACGGCAGGTACTACTGGGGTGGGCAGTACTCGAAAGACATGGCCAAGCACGGCACAGACGACGGCATCGTCTGGATGAACTGGAAGGGGTCCTGGTATTCCCTGAAGGCCATCAGCATGAAGATCAGACCGTTCTTCGCCGCGCGGTAA